A single genomic interval of Granulicella tundricola MP5ACTX9 harbors:
- a CDS encoding winged helix-turn-helix transcriptional regulator produces MNVLDAIKRPSRAQKGYKGDLSSADCPSRGVLDHVTSRWGSLVLMVLLDGAHRFSELRRRIGGVSEKMLAQSLRALEGDGFVLRTVYATVPPQVEYSLTPLGLEVATHISGLTCWIEDNLPKVMSVRAKLELR; encoded by the coding sequence ATGAATGTTCTGGATGCGATCAAACGGCCTTCCCGTGCCCAGAAGGGTTACAAGGGCGATCTGAGCAGTGCGGACTGTCCTTCACGGGGTGTGCTGGATCATGTGACTTCGCGGTGGGGGTCGCTGGTGCTGATGGTGCTGCTGGATGGGGCGCATCGGTTCAGTGAGTTGCGGCGGCGGATTGGCGGCGTGAGCGAGAAGATGCTGGCGCAATCGCTGCGAGCGCTGGAGGGCGATGGGTTCGTGCTGCGGACGGTGTACGCGACGGTGCCGCCGCAGGTGGAGTACAGCCTGACGCCGCTGGGGCTGGAGGTGGCGACGCATATCAGTGGGTTGACGTGCTGGATTGAGGACAATCTGCCGAAGGTGATGTCGGTGCGGGCGAAGCTCGAACTGCGGTGA
- a CDS encoding TonB-dependent receptor, translating into MLLSARKFAFGVVLLSWIGLGYGPRSMMAQVQITNGSIQGAVTDAAGAIIQGAAVEADEVDTDTKHEAVTDGSGQFSFPSLKPGPYVVKITKAGFATVIQENLVLTVGRTVSLKLMLPVASGNESVTVTSAPLIDVTTDSSTTTLNEATIATTPVLGRKFEDLLTLTPGVSISQGPDGDEININGQRGIFNNISLDGGDYNNGFFGEQSGGQRAAVDITLEAVKEFQVVASGANAEFGRTGGGVVNVITKSGTNRLHGSVFEYQRLEALTAAASDGTPLTNFHREQAGGSIGGDIIKDKLFYFGAVEGIDENLLRANLSSYNASALGSGACPITNPVFGSNISDAQIEANGDCQRQVLINYYKTNFKEDEGQGVDHVVHNVAAFGRVDYNINAKNLLYGSYNFDFSNNPNQTFDVSTYGTSANGTEGPSHVQTSNFNLISTLSDHILNEAHATYGHETRPRSPINPSAVPDTGIGFFPSFRFGQPFFLGPGASETFYHYDLKDNVSVVKGKHTVKMGGEFLYSHNVQVFDGFALGRYIFGDAVGFLHYASPATLGVAYGPNVQSCGGVVYSTACTGGSPLLLYLQDAGVRPGVTVQQAGYSNISNKEPAVYVQDTWKVLPRLTLNYGLRWEAQFFPKPVIAPSATAYGPNLTDPKFPSTGYLPNQTKQFQPRFGFVYDLAGNGRTVFRGSAGIFNARQNGLTQVGAITTNGVQQQSVSEFSGYGNPTYAGILPIAPLASGFPFQPGVTVFDKNYHNPRIVTFNLGFEQQVKEDYVAFADFTDSKGVYLTRFLNPNVGPVTVPGNNSDTVTYGATGPFPNLGAITDTASNAKSLYRGLTVGLRKRMSHHYQFEAQYTYSVDRDDDSNERDPFTFRYANLYNLGAEYSLADRDERHKFNAFGLGELPFGFKANVRVQQHSAEPETDNPNPVTGASGPACSINNSATRFVGTVDCGRNHLRKDNAFFVFDFGVARPIHFHDSKFELIPRVEVFNTFNNTNNLNPLSSPALFDFSGFLRVGVGDPRQAQLSLRFAF; encoded by the coding sequence ATGCTTTTGTCCGCACGGAAGTTTGCCTTTGGCGTGGTCCTGCTGTCCTGGATCGGTTTGGGATATGGGCCGCGCAGCATGATGGCCCAGGTGCAGATTACGAACGGCAGCATCCAGGGTGCGGTGACGGATGCGGCGGGGGCGATCATCCAGGGGGCGGCGGTTGAGGCCGATGAGGTGGATACGGATACCAAGCATGAGGCGGTGACGGATGGGTCGGGGCAGTTCTCGTTTCCATCGTTGAAGCCGGGGCCTTATGTGGTGAAGATCACGAAGGCGGGCTTTGCGACGGTGATCCAGGAAAACCTGGTGCTGACGGTGGGGCGGACGGTGAGCCTGAAGCTGATGCTGCCGGTGGCGAGTGGGAATGAATCGGTGACGGTGACCTCTGCGCCGCTGATCGACGTGACGACGGATTCGTCTACGACGACGCTGAACGAGGCGACGATTGCGACGACTCCGGTGCTGGGGCGGAAGTTCGAGGATCTGCTGACGCTGACGCCGGGGGTGAGCATCTCGCAGGGGCCGGATGGGGATGAGATCAATATCAATGGGCAGAGGGGGATTTTTAATAACATCTCGCTGGACGGCGGGGACTATAACAATGGGTTCTTCGGGGAGCAGTCCGGTGGGCAGCGGGCGGCGGTGGATATTACGCTGGAGGCGGTGAAGGAGTTCCAGGTAGTGGCGAGCGGCGCGAACGCTGAGTTTGGGCGTACGGGCGGCGGCGTGGTGAACGTGATTACGAAGTCGGGCACGAACAGGCTGCATGGGAGCGTGTTCGAGTATCAGAGGCTGGAGGCGCTGACCGCGGCTGCCTCCGATGGGACTCCGCTGACGAACTTCCATCGCGAGCAGGCGGGTGGGAGCATCGGCGGGGACATCATCAAGGACAAGCTGTTTTACTTTGGGGCGGTGGAGGGGATCGACGAGAATCTGCTAAGGGCGAACCTGAGTTCTTATAACGCGAGTGCGTTGGGGTCGGGGGCTTGCCCTATTACGAATCCGGTGTTTGGCTCGAATATCTCCGATGCGCAGATTGAGGCGAACGGCGACTGCCAACGGCAGGTGCTGATCAACTACTACAAGACGAACTTCAAGGAAGATGAAGGACAAGGGGTCGATCACGTCGTCCACAACGTTGCTGCGTTCGGGCGTGTGGACTACAACATCAATGCGAAGAACCTGCTGTATGGGTCTTACAACTTTGATTTTTCGAATAATCCCAACCAGACGTTCGATGTGTCGACGTATGGGACTTCTGCGAATGGGACGGAAGGGCCATCGCATGTGCAGACGTCGAACTTCAATTTGATTTCGACGTTGAGCGATCACATCTTGAATGAGGCGCATGCGACGTATGGGCATGAGACGAGGCCGAGGTCGCCGATCAATCCGAGTGCGGTGCCGGATACGGGGATTGGGTTCTTTCCTTCGTTCCGGTTTGGGCAGCCTTTCTTCCTGGGACCGGGAGCGAGTGAGACGTTCTATCACTACGACCTGAAGGACAACGTGTCGGTGGTGAAGGGCAAGCATACGGTCAAGATGGGTGGGGAGTTCCTTTATAGCCACAACGTGCAGGTGTTCGATGGGTTTGCGCTGGGGCGGTATATCTTTGGCGATGCGGTTGGGTTTCTGCACTATGCTTCGCCGGCTACGCTGGGTGTGGCGTACGGGCCCAATGTGCAGTCGTGCGGTGGCGTGGTTTATTCGACGGCGTGTACGGGTGGCAGTCCGTTGCTGCTTTACCTGCAGGATGCGGGTGTTCGTCCGGGTGTGACGGTGCAGCAGGCGGGCTATTCCAACATCAGCAACAAGGAGCCTGCGGTTTACGTGCAGGACACCTGGAAGGTGCTGCCTCGGCTGACGCTGAACTACGGGCTGCGGTGGGAGGCACAGTTCTTCCCGAAGCCGGTGATCGCTCCGAGCGCGACGGCGTATGGGCCGAACCTGACCGATCCGAAGTTTCCTTCTACTGGCTATCTGCCGAATCAGACGAAGCAGTTTCAACCTCGGTTTGGATTTGTGTATGACCTGGCGGGGAATGGGAGGACGGTGTTCAGGGGGAGCGCTGGGATCTTCAACGCTCGGCAGAATGGGCTAACACAGGTTGGGGCGATTACGACGAACGGGGTGCAGCAGCAGTCGGTGAGCGAGTTCAGCGGATATGGGAATCCGACGTATGCTGGGATTCTGCCGATCGCTCCACTGGCGAGCGGTTTTCCGTTTCAGCCGGGCGTGACGGTGTTCGACAAGAACTATCACAACCCTCGGATTGTGACGTTCAACCTGGGGTTCGAGCAGCAGGTGAAGGAAGACTATGTGGCGTTCGCGGACTTTACGGACTCCAAGGGTGTTTACCTGACGCGGTTTCTGAATCCGAATGTCGGGCCGGTCACTGTACCTGGGAATAACTCCGACACAGTGACGTATGGGGCTACGGGGCCTTTTCCGAACCTGGGTGCGATCACCGATACGGCGAGCAATGCGAAGTCTCTTTATCGTGGGCTGACGGTTGGGTTGCGGAAACGGATGAGCCACCACTACCAGTTTGAGGCGCAGTATACGTACTCGGTGGACCGGGACGACGACTCGAACGAGCGCGATCCGTTTACGTTCCGGTATGCGAATCTTTATAACCTGGGTGCGGAGTACTCGCTGGCGGACCGGGATGAGCGGCACAAGTTCAATGCGTTCGGGCTGGGGGAGCTGCCGTTCGGGTTCAAGGCGAATGTGAGGGTGCAGCAGCACTCGGCTGAGCCGGAGACGGATAATCCGAACCCGGTGACGGGGGCGAGTGGGCCGGCTTGCAGCATCAACAATTCAGCCACGCGGTTTGTGGGGACGGTGGACTGCGGTCGGAATCACCTGCGGAAGGACAATGCGTTCTTCGTGTTCGACTTTGGGGTGGCTCGGCCGATCCACTTCCACGACAGCAAGTTCGAGCTGATTCCGCGGGTTGAGGTGTTCAATACGTTCAACAATACCAACAACTTGAACCCGTTGAGCTCGCCGGCGCTGTTCGACTTCAGCGGGTTTCTGCGGGTGGGTGTGGGTGATCCCCGGCAGGCGCAGTTGTCGCTGCGATTTGCGTTCTAG
- a CDS encoding SDR family oxidoreductase — protein MIVVTGATGKLGRHVIESLLKTTPAAEIVAAVRSPEKASDLAALGITLRQADYSQPATLLTAFAGADNLLLISGNELGQRIPQHKAVIDAARSAGIKLLAYTSLLRAGTSTLTLASEHLATEQYLQASGIPYVFLRNGWYLENHTEQLAPALAHGAILGAAGEGKFSAASRADYAAAAAAVLTTPGHENKTYELAGDTPYTLPELAAEVAKQSGKPVVYNNLPGPDLEKLYLSFGLPAPVAAMLVDSDLGAAKGELATTSTDLRTLIGRPTTTLAQAVAEALK, from the coding sequence ATGATCGTCGTCACAGGTGCCACCGGCAAACTAGGCCGCCACGTAATCGAAAGCCTCCTCAAAACCACCCCCGCCGCGGAGATCGTAGCCGCCGTCCGCTCGCCGGAGAAGGCCTCGGACCTCGCCGCTCTCGGCATCACCCTCCGCCAGGCCGACTACAGCCAGCCCGCAACCCTCCTCACAGCCTTCGCCGGAGCAGACAATCTCCTCCTCATCTCCGGCAACGAGCTCGGCCAGCGCATCCCCCAGCACAAAGCCGTCATCGACGCCGCCAGGTCCGCAGGCATCAAGCTCCTCGCCTACACCAGCCTCCTCCGCGCCGGCACCTCCACCCTCACCCTCGCCTCGGAGCACCTCGCCACAGAGCAGTATCTCCAGGCCTCCGGCATCCCCTACGTCTTTCTCCGCAACGGCTGGTACCTGGAAAACCACACCGAGCAGCTAGCCCCCGCACTCGCCCACGGAGCCATCCTCGGCGCAGCCGGTGAAGGCAAATTCTCAGCAGCGTCACGCGCCGACTACGCCGCAGCAGCAGCAGCCGTCCTCACCACCCCAGGCCACGAAAACAAGACCTACGAGCTAGCCGGCGACACCCCCTATACCCTCCCCGAACTGGCCGCAGAGGTCGCAAAGCAGTCCGGCAAGCCCGTCGTCTACAACAACCTCCCCGGCCCCGACCTTGAAAAGCTCTACCTCAGCTTCGGCCTCCCCGCCCCAGTCGCCGCCATGCTCGTCGATTCAGACCTCGGCGCAGCCAAAGGTGAGCTCGCCACCACCTCCACCGACCTCCGCACCCTAATCGGCCGCCCCACCACCACCCTCGCCCAGGCAGTCGCCGAAGCCCTCAAGTAA
- a CDS encoding ester cyclase gives MSVNQPAVTSGLTAVEMQAIEKLYRAFNDRNPDLLDEACWPDWQDIPLAPGQEPGPDGLKKLMPYFFAAFPDLRIEIDEIIGESGKAGVRARIVGTHQGEFFGVAASQQPIEVRLHEFHHVREGRITHTWHLEDWFGMFQRLGTWPPSRG, from the coding sequence ATGTCAGTAAACCAGCCAGCCGTCACATCGGGACTCACTGCAGTGGAAATGCAAGCAATCGAGAAGCTCTACCGCGCGTTCAATGACCGCAACCCGGATCTATTGGACGAAGCATGTTGGCCCGATTGGCAAGACATCCCGCTCGCGCCGGGGCAGGAACCGGGCCCGGACGGGCTCAAGAAGCTGATGCCTTATTTCTTCGCGGCATTTCCGGACCTCAGGATCGAAATCGACGAGATCATCGGCGAATCCGGCAAGGCCGGAGTACGTGCACGCATCGTAGGAACGCATCAGGGAGAGTTCTTCGGCGTGGCCGCCTCGCAGCAGCCCATCGAAGTCCGTCTCCACGAGTTCCATCATGTTCGAGAAGGACGAATCACCCACACCTGGCATCTGGAAGACTGGTTCGGAATGTTTCAGCGCCTGGGAACCTGGCCGCCGTCGCGAGGCTAA